The Flavobacteriales bacterium nucleotide sequence TATCTCCCTGGTATCATGCCACGAGCTGTGCACCATCATTCGGTTTTTGGGCGTCAATGCTTTGTCCTGCAATTGTCCACCTGTGGTGACCTGTACGTTATAGCGACGGGCGGCAAGTCTTAACTCCGTTAACGGAAATGGTTCAAAAGTGAAGTCTGCCTGCATGCTATGCGAGAATGATTGCCCATCCAGGTTCCTGAAAAACACCATCTGAGGGTGTTGATCCAGGTCGATGACCACCTGGTTGATAAAGTAGGTATAGTAATAGTCTGCTCCGAGTGAAGCATTTCTGCCCAGGAAAGTAAACTTATGTTGGAGTGACAGTCCCGCAGACCAGGCTTCTTCCAGTTCAGGCGTTGAAGGAACCACCACCTTTCGCCCACTTGTGAATACCACCGGATTTTCCATATATACGTGTGCGCTTCGGAAACCTTTTCCCAATGAAAGTCGGATCGCTGTCAGTTCAGTGGGTTTGTAGTTGGCATGAATTCTGGGGGTAACCAGCCAACCGAACAGGTTGTTATAATCTCCCCGCAATCCGGTGATAACAGAAAAGCGGGTGCTGTCATTCCAGGACCATTCTCCGAAGGCACCGGTTACCCATTCATCCCTGCTGGGCTGTTGCCCTTCAAAATCTTCTTCATAACCATCCCATTGATGACTGATGCCTGCTTTAAATAAATGGTGATGATGATGGGTTGGCTGGTATTGGAAGATGCTGTTGAAGTACACCTGATCATGTAGTCCGTTGTATTTCGAGAGTCCGAAGAGCGACTCCTGCTCGGTGCGTCGGGCTGAAGCTATCAGGCCCAGACTGATTTCCGGTTTGGATGGGAAAAGGAATCCATTCTTGGCAAAGAGCGCATATTGCCGGATGTTGATATCTACCCCGAAACCATTTGGTGTACCTGGTAAATGTTCCGGATCGTAGGTGGTTTGCCCTCCCACGGAATGCCAGTCCATGAATTGTCCTCCTACCTTCATTTCCCGGTTGGTGCCATGGTAGGTCCACCGGTTGATCAGGTTTATCTGAGATGATAATGGGGCATCGAGAAAGCCATCGTCATTTCCATCGACCTTCATGGATGTATTGTGGGCGTGTACCAGGGTCATCGACGACCACTTCTTGCCCTTGGGGGCTGTGAA carries:
- a CDS encoding TonB-dependent receptor, coding for MYKSLFILSLCLSTIMPDVWAQAPIKGKVTEQDPQGAGKPIAFVNVYWLNTQIGTATNFEGAFEISPPSSYPATLVISHVQYTNDTLTFQVRPDQPILVSLRKSTDLEVVEKVGRKQSTNMSTISTMGTQYINSSELKKAPCCNLSESFETNASVDVVYSDAVSGAKKIQMLGLDGIYSQIMFENIPLIRGMASAYGLAFVPGPWIESISVNKGTGSVLNGYESISGQINLEYFKPSETDHYFINLFGSHQGRLELNGYFTAPKGKKWSSMTLVHAHNTSMKVDGNDDGFLDAPLSSQINLINRWTYHGTNREMKVGGQFMDWHSVGGQTTYDPEHLPGTPNGFGVDINIRQYALFAKNGFLFPSKPEISLGLIASARRTEQESLFGLSKYNGLHDQVYFNSIFQYQPTHHHHHLFKAGISHQWDGYEEDFEGQQPSRDEWVTGAFGEWSWNDSTRFSVITGLRGDYNNLFGWLVTPRIHANYKPTELTAIRLSLGKGFRSAHVYMENPVVFTSGRKVVVPSTPELEEAWSAGLSLQHKFTFLGRNASLGADYYYTYFINQVVIDLDQHPQMVFFRNLDGQSFSHSMQADFTFEPFPLTELRLAARRYNVQVTTGGQLQDKALTPKNRMMVHSSWHDTREIWQVDMTLNIFGSSRIPSTQSNPLPYRRVNRSPGYATLSAQVTKEFKWLEAYAGMENITNFKQPDPIIAADDPFGPYFDGSLIWGPLNGRYAYAGIRKTFN